From the Lathyrus oleraceus cultivar Zhongwan6 chromosome 4, CAAS_Psat_ZW6_1.0, whole genome shotgun sequence genome, one window contains:
- the LOC127073195 gene encoding uncharacterized protein LOC127073195, producing the protein MEANTEVVEDSQMDVDQYQEDKEKEEEDPFLNFVDLARSELLSLEDDSNRDDSDTSGYGWSWIVSHILKTCIAYSSGVTPAILLSELSQAWSEQRRVAVPKKRLELINHLKKNNKRTKLPNTVTIDSIYEKKFIALNSVLEAVIIDAYVLPGTNIHMLTLGDYWSSNIIDLYLHRRFYDLAGLPSGILKKGREVFLTGCYLRSTTESSGHPRLLPTEYLVILLDENQDDDAMLLGAQFCSDSFSSISLEAVNKGASYSLYARIENIESAEIRGRFGTSQRKQITLVDGDGVALNFFLWSEQVLLANLFRVGSMLALDKPYIASSVECDIQTSEEFCLEYGSATQLYLVPYIQHEEQVCLTMTPNRHQGSKQIGSYNPTQGLRVSQVSLPCDSQGTIDFSNYPFRSFVTDLRDKMTGISLYGVVTDISKEDNTQKTVFSLRIADTSGEIRAKLHFTSLWSLGRVSLGHTVFISGLTCTALKRQKCLELSWFENGTGASFINLSCLPALINSSCLYELFQLSDISNQTYYAQVCRVWLVPNEYYSVNTRFLHSLCGHFVDEKTMKCSFCHIISDAEAVRTFHLKITLADKSAKVLAWCTGQTAMDLLQISPEEFCDLPEEEQLMYPSSLENEKFMVALVNCKQEGCVTYDLLPDNSVSWEITRAYKYE; encoded by the exons ATGGAAGCCAATACAGAGGTAGTTGAAGATTCCCAAATGGACGTAGATCAATACCAAGAAGATAAAGAGAAGGAGGAGGAAGATCCTTTTCTCAATTTCGTCGATCTAGCAAGATCGGAGCTATTATCGCTCGAAGACGATTCAAATAGAGACGATTCGGATACATCTGGATATGGCTGGAGCTGGATCGTTTCTCACATTCTTAAAACTTGCATTGCTTATTCAAGCGGTGTCACTCCCGCGATTCTGCTCTCTGAACTCTCTCAG GCATGGAGTGAACAACGCAGGGTTGCTGTACCGAAGAAGAGACTGGAATTGATTAACCATCTCAAGAAAAATAATAAAAGGACGAAGCTTCCTAACACTGTTACGATTGACTCCATTTACGAGAAAAAATTCATTGCTTTGAACAGTGTTTTGGAAGCTGTTATTATTGATGCTTATGTGCTTCCAG GCACAAACATCCACATGCTTACATTAGGGGATTATTGGAGCTCTAATATCATAGACCTGTACCTTCACCGAAG ATTCTATGACTTGGCAGGCTTGCCAAGTGGAATTCTGAAGAAAGGTAGGGAGGTTTTCCTCACAGGCTGCTACCTCCGATCTACCACCGAAAGTTCTGGTCATCCTCGTCTTTTGCCAACAGAATATCTTGTGATTCTATTGGATGAG AATCAGGATGATGATGCAATGCTGCTAGGAGCTCAGTTTTGTTCAGACTCCTTCTCTTCAATTTCACTGGAGGCAGTAAACAAAGGGGCTTCTTATTCACTTTATGCCAG GATTGAAAATATTGAATCTGCGGAAATTCGAGGGAGGTTTGGGACCTCACAAAGAAAGCAAATTACTCTTGTTGATGGTGATGGTGTCGCATTAAATTTCTTCTTGTGGAGCGAGCAGGTTCTCCTTGCTAATCTTTTCAG AGTAGGAAGCATGCTTGCCCTGGACAAACCTTACATTGCCAGTTCTGTAGAGTGTGATATTCAAACAAGTGAGGAATTTTGCCTTGAATATGGAAGTGCAACACAGTTATATTTGGTGCCTTATATTCAACATGAAGAACAG GTGTGCTTAACTATGACACCAAACCGCCATCAAGGTTCAAAGCAAATTGGTTCCTATAATCCCACTCAGGGTCTAAGGGTCTCTCAAGTGAGCTTGCCTTGTGATTCTCAGGGTACCATAGATTTCAGCAATTACCCTTTTCGG TCTTTTGTGACCGACCTTCGTGACAAGATGACTGGCATCAGCCTCTATGGTGTTGTTACAGATATTAGCAAAGAAGATAATACCCAGAAAACTGTTTTTTCTTTAAGAATCGCAGATACTAGCGGAGAAATCAGGGCAAAGCTTCATTTTACCAGTCTTTG GTCATTGGGAAGAGTGAGTCTTGGTCACACCGTGTTTATATCTGGCTTGACATGCACGGCGTTGAAACGTCAAAAATG TCTGGAATTATCATGGTTTGAGAATGGTACCGGGGCTTCTTTCATCAATCTCAGTTGCTTACCGGCATTGATCAATTCATCTTGCCTATATGAACTATTCCAACTCTCAGATATTTCTAACCAGACTTACTACGCCCAA GTATGCCGAGTCTGGCTTGTTCCGAATGAATATTATTCCGTGAATACAAGATTTTTGCATTCTCTCTGTGGTCACTTTGTCGACGAGAAAACCATGAAATGCAGTTTCTGTCATATAATTTCTGATGCAGAGGCTGTACGCACTTTCCATTTGAAAATTACTCTTGCAGATAAGAGCGCGAAAGTTTTAGCATGGTGCACTGGTCAAACTGCCATGGATTTGTTGCAGATATCTCCTGAGGAGTTTTGTGACCTTCCCGAG GAAGAACAATTGATGTATCCCTCGTCGTTAGAAAATGAAAAGTTTATGGTTGCATTGGTAAATTGTAAGCAGGAAGGCTGTGTGACATATGACCTTTTGCCGGACAATTCAGTTTCTTGGGAAATCACTCGTGCATACAAGTATGAATAG